TCTGCTTATTGAATTATGCAAACCATCTTCTGTGTTTGGAACAACaactaaaatttgtaaatagtgttttatatatatatatatatatatatatatatattatatatatatatatatatatgaaacttgtaacttattattttcttgtattttttttccttttcatcatAAACATACTTAGTATCTTATATAAACTTCTATTTTGTTACTGAACAAATTGCTGAATAAATTAATGTGCTTATGCTGTGCCGCAGGTAATAAAGTGGAGATGTCCAAAGCAAACCATCCCTCCCAATTCTGATACTGGTTTCCAAAAGAAACTCCTCTATCTAGAATCCATTGGCATTGACTCTTTCTCACTTATTGAAAACCATCCAATGCTGATCACTACCTCTCTTACAGACATAAAATCGACTGTGGAATATATCACCTCGATGGATTTCACTGCAACCGAGTTCCGGCGTATGGTTGGCATGTGCCCGGAGATTCTGACCACCAATGTCTCTGACATCATACCGGTGTTCACCTTCCTTCATGACGAGGTACACGTGCATTGTTCAGACATTAAGCGGGTCATAAATCGGCGTCCGAGGTTGCTTGTGTGCAGTGTGAGTAAGCGACTTCGTCCTACCCTATACTTCCTCCAAAGTATTGGCATAGAAGAGGTAAACAAGCATACTGACTTGCTATCATGTAGTGTTGAAGAAAAGTTCATGCCAAGAGTAGATTACTTTGAGAATATTGGGTTTTCTCGGCGTGATGCAACTTTAATGTTTCGCAGATTTCCTCAGCTGTTTTGTtatagtattaaaaataatttggagCCTAAATACAGTTACTTTGTGGTAGAGATGGGGAGAGATTTGAAGGAGCTGATAGAATTTCCACAATATTTCTCATTTAGCCTTGAGAATAGAATTAAGCCTAGGCATAAAAAGTGTGTAGAAATGGGGCTGTGTTTTCCTCTCCCTGTCTTGTTAAAAACAAAGGAAGTGAAATTTCAAAGTAGATTGGAAGTATTTGTAAATTCTTCAACACCCTTGAAAACATCCCCTCTGTGGTGTGCTGGCTCTGATTTTTATCAAGTATAGAATAACAATTGCATTCTACATTTAATTGCTCTTGTTAATTTCTAAACTTAGGTGCTTTTCACTTTTCACTTTTCACTTTGCAAATGTTTCTGCTACAAAATCACATGCATCTTCTAATCAGCTGGTAATACAGTGTTTCTTCAGAACTCAAAAATTAAGATTACGAATTACTTTATTAGTTATTAGTTTCAAGACTAAATATACATTCCTGAAATATTTGTTGCATTTTTTAAATCATGGACTGATACGATTATTACATTACGCTATGAAGAATCTATTTTATTCTACATTCTCagatagtatttttttatacaccaataaaaaaaatatcctcatttCCATTACATTTTGAAACGTAAAAATGTACCTCAATATCAAgtactatattattatttttttatcactctTACCATTTCTTCAATAGTCATTGTGAAatatagaaatgaaatttaaattttagaacaaaatattatatgaaatgGATGAGTCTCACTATGTGAAATTTGAGACAAGTGAAGATGAATTGGTGGAAGGAAATAACATTCAACCTTTTAACAATAAATGAGGTAAGccaaatttgttattatttttgtaaaaaagaaaataacacatgACATATGTTgatattgtaatatatttttattaagtatttgGTACGTGGGATGACTTAAATCAGTATAGAAGATAATATTTTGCATAACGAATTACATTTTAGATAGGAtttcataatctaaaatatatttagtttttgatATATACATTTTGAATTGCGCAATCAGAGAGCAATTATTGATGCGAATAGATATGTTagattattatatatcttatacagatattttatatacatatttttgaTATATACATTTTGATATATacatttgttattattttttatttgtatgttgAACTTATCTTATATctcttcattataaatacaatatcttatgtgtatattcagtacaagggagattaatccgatacataatttttactatattcaacataGTATCAAAGTCGTgagttagagtctatcctaatgaaatttatgtttgtttgacACATCATTCCACCCATCGGGCTGCTATCGAACCACCCATTAGTGTCTAGTCTCACTTACAAGATGTATATACCTTGACATGAGGGGGgtttgttggaagtctcacatcgactagagataaagctaatttagagtatataactggatacaaatctcaccttacaagacAATTTTGTGAGgttaagttagatttaaagttcacttcttaacaaaTACGAAAATACCTCatgaattgtataatttgtaatataCTTAGAATTTATATCTTCTACAAAATCTAGCATTATGAGCAAAGTAAAGTTGTAAGAAACAAAGCTAAATTAGTAGAAAAAGGTTATTCTTTAATAGGAAGATATTGACTACATTGAAACTTATGCTCTTATTGATATATTAGAAGTTATTcacatattattttcttttattgcatacagtaatataaaagtatataaaatggACATTTATGTGTGTATAATGATGTTCAATACTAATGTATATTTCTCTTATGCTTGTTTTGACTTGTCTACTCTTTTATAGAAGTCCAATACTAATGGTCATTTATGTATGTCTAATGAAGCCTGTTATTTGATTTACCCTTCCTATGTCCTGAGCTTTATCTAAGATAAAATTATAGTCAATCTAACCTAATATGGGAGACATTTGTATTTACTTATCTTGCTTGTTTGATTATGTGTTTTGTTATCATCAAAATCTATTCATTCTTAAGCTTATCTCATGGGTTTTCCTGTGTCTAATGCTAACAACTTCTAAATTCATCCCCTAATGTATCAATAAATGcccattaataaaaaaaatcataattaaaatctGACTTAACACACTAAGTTCACTTAATCAACTTTTTAATTCATTGTCTACTATCAAATTTACTTTGCACCTAACCTTGAATTAGTTCATATTCATTGGCATTGAACTTATTATTAAGTCCACACTCTACGTTCCAAACTCAACAAGAGTTGAACCTATGACCTCCCCTTCAAACAAGCACTCTGACCAATAAAGTTACAACACCCACTTTAATCATCTTACAAACttaataggtttaatcattcaagAGGTCCTTATTTTGGGAGggaatctcaatttagtccttttcttTCTCgatgtctcaattgggtcctattttgtgaaaattgcaACAATTCTGCccttgccgttaaatttagCCCAACGTCGTTAGACTGTAGTTGACGTGGCACGCTGGATTTTTATCACCTCCATTATCACCATCTTCACAAGCTCTGCAACCAATCAAAATCGCAGCGAACATCAACAAAATTGAAACTAGAAAATTGTGATTCAGGAAATCTCGCAAGCTCCACCC
This DNA window, taken from Vigna radiata var. radiata cultivar VC1973A chromosome 5, Vradiata_ver6, whole genome shotgun sequence, encodes the following:
- the LOC106759669 gene encoding transcription termination factor MTEF1, chloroplastic isoform X1, giving the protein MASASATTLFSSNPMFPSDYHSLSPSPTIPKSFTGLCKPFHSRVPTSIPCFRCRRPKFFVTATVIKWRCPKQTIPPNSDTGFQKKLLYLESIGIDSFSLIENHPMLITTSLTDIKSTVEYITSMDFTATEFRRMVGMCPEILTTNVSDIIPVFTFLHDEVHVHCSDIKRVINRRPRLLVCSVSKRLRPTLYFLQSIGIEEVNKHTDLLSCSVEEKFMPRVDYFENIGFSRRDATLMFRRFPQLFCYSIKNNLEPKYSYFVVEMGRDLKELIEFPQYFSFSLENRIKPRHKKCVEMGLCFPLPVLLKTKEVKFQSRLEVFVNSSTPLKTSPLWCAGSDFYQV
- the LOC106759669 gene encoding transcription termination factor MTEF1, chloroplastic isoform X2, giving the protein MLICVKNVLLVLGDVEKDFGFGVIKWRCPKQTIPPNSDTGFQKKLLYLESIGIDSFSLIENHPMLITTSLTDIKSTVEYITSMDFTATEFRRMVGMCPEILTTNVSDIIPVFTFLHDEVHVHCSDIKRVINRRPRLLVCSVSKRLRPTLYFLQSIGIEEVNKHTDLLSCSVEEKFMPRVDYFENIGFSRRDATLMFRRFPQLFCYSIKNNLEPKYSYFVVEMGRDLKELIEFPQYFSFSLENRIKPRHKKCVEMGLCFPLPVLLKTKEVKFQSRLEVFVNSSTPLKTSPLWCAGSDFYQV